Proteins co-encoded in one Deinococcus aerius genomic window:
- a CDS encoding LysM peptidoglycan-binding domain-containing M23 family metallopeptidase: protein MTAKFLLTLTLTWLGLAAAATVTVQPGDTLTRLAVRHGTTVQALVQANPGLRQGTLRAGARLTLPAVSPARGWTVRRGDTLSLIAKRQGTTLAALLAANPGLDPQRPLRVGQRLLLPAKPAVTRAPGTPTVRAASIRVTAVMPVQGRLTTPFLERHPSVDLAAPTGTPIRAARPGVVTESRFDAQSGWGWTLLVDHGDGMTTRYSHNSANLARVGTRVDAGQVIARVGSTGNSTGPHLDYRVTVQGTPVNPLSLY from the coding sequence ATGACTGCCAAGTTTCTTCTGACCCTCACCCTGACGTGGCTCGGCCTCGCCGCGGCCGCCACGGTCACCGTGCAACCCGGCGACACCCTCACCCGGCTGGCGGTGCGGCACGGCACCACCGTCCAGGCGCTGGTCCAGGCCAACCCCGGGCTGCGGCAGGGGACCCTGCGGGCCGGGGCGCGCCTGACCCTGCCCGCCGTTTCCCCGGCCCGCGGGTGGACGGTGCGGCGCGGGGACACGCTCTCCCTGATCGCGAAGCGCCAGGGCACGACCCTGGCGGCGCTGCTCGCGGCCAACCCCGGCCTCGATCCCCAGCGGCCGCTGCGCGTGGGTCAGCGCCTCCTCCTGCCGGCCAAGCCGGCCGTCACGCGCGCGCCCGGCACCCCCACGGTGCGCGCGGCGTCCATCCGGGTGACGGCCGTCATGCCCGTGCAGGGCCGCCTGACCACCCCCTTTCTGGAGCGTCACCCCAGCGTGGACCTGGCGGCCCCGACCGGCACGCCCATCCGGGCCGCGCGGCCGGGCGTGGTGACCGAGTCGCGCTTCGACGCCCAGAGCGGCTGGGGCTGGACGCTGCTCGTCGACCACGGGGACGGCATGACGACCCGCTACAGCCACAACAGCGCCAACCTCGCCCGGGTGGGGACGCGGGTGGACGCCGGTCAGGTGATCGCGCGGGTGGGGAGCACCGGGAACAGCACCGGCCCGCACCTGGACTACCGCGTGACGGTTCAGGGAACGCCGGTGAATCCGCTGAGTCTGTACTGA